The Glycine soja cultivar W05 chromosome 8, ASM419377v2, whole genome shotgun sequence genome has a window encoding:
- the LOC114423236 gene encoding probable AMP deaminase yields the protein MDPSSSLPPSLHLAMAALLGASFMALSAFFIHRRTVDHVLHRLVELRRKPLATSSDDSDDDDDDRTGFGDDNGDTETDADLRSYRGTLSMSVDDSSNVLRSYRISSSMPNVVSATDWIREDAKNRASSLENLQFVPSGLPSLRTGSNNGESVQVLCSYKRIGSVGRIMTPRSPGRTTFESAEDSDEEEIQLADDNRIPFSNTYGLDSNVCNLPAVPFRVEDANNQMYGEASKEVKAGADMNGHGITDSTPVHVAGDDIVFANNVLPTRNTVHETTNIEEEEVCKMIRECLDLRKKYVYKDVPWKTEPVETNSDPYHFEPVEATSHHFRMEDGVIHVYASKTDTEELFPVASSTRFFTDMHYILKVMSIGNVRTSCYHRLRFLEEKFRLHLLLNADREFLAQKGAPHRDFYNIRKVDTHIHHSACMNQKHLVRFIKSKLRKESDEVVIFRDGKYMTLKEVFESLDLTGYDLNVDLLDVHADKSTFHRFDKFNLKYNPCGQSRLREIFLKQDNLIQGRFLAEVTKEVLTDLEASKYQMAEYRISVYGRKQSEWGQLASWFVNNALYSKNAVWLIQLPRLYNVYKNMGIVTSFQNILDNVFIPLFEVTVDPNSHPQLHLFLKQVVGFDLVDDESKPERRPTKHMPTPAEWTNEFNPAYSYYLYYCYANLYTLNKLRESKGMTTIKLRPHCGEAGDSDHLAAAFLLCHNISHGINLRKTPVLQYLYYLAQVGLAMSPLSNNSLFLDYKRNPLPMFFQRGLNVSLSTDDPLQIHLTKEPLLEEYSVAAKVWKLSACDLCEIARNSVYQSGFSHQAKSHWLGDKYLFRGSEGNDIHKTNVPNLRISFRYETWKEEMQFIYAGQAVFLEDVDP from the exons ATGGATCCCTCCTCTTCGCTCCCTCCCTCTCTGCACCTCGCCATGGCCGCGCTGCTCGGCGCCTCCTTCATGGCCCTCTCCGCCTTCTTCATCCACCGCCGCACCGTCGACCACGTCCTCCACCGCCTCGTCGAACTCCGCCGCAAACCTCTCGCCACCTCCTCCGACGACTCCGACGACGATGACGATGATCGGACCGGGTTCGGAGACGACAACGGAGATACCGAAACGGACGCCGATCTGAGAAGCTACCGTGGAACCTTGTCGATGTCCGTCGACGACAGCTCGAACGTGCTTCGGAGCTATCGGATTTCGTCCTCGATGCCGAACGTGGTTTCCGCAACGGATTGGATCCGAGAGGACGCTAAGAATCGCGCTTCGTCGCTGGAAAATCTCCAATTCGTTCCATCGGGGCTTCCGTCTCTTCGAACTGGTTCCAATAATG GAGAGAGTGTTCAGGTTTTGTGTTCATATAAGAGGATAGGTTCTGTTGGTAGAATTATGACCCCGCGGTCACCGGGACGTACCACATTTGAAAGTGCTGAGGATTCTGATGAGGAGGAAATACAGCTTGCTGATGACAATCGCATTCCTTTCTCAAATACTTAC GGACTAGATTCAAATGTGTGCAATTTGCCCGCTGTTCCATTCAGAGTTGAGGATGCAAACAATCAGATGTATGGAGAGGCTTCAAAGGAAGTGAAAGCTGGTGCAGATATGAATGGTCATGGAATAACAGATTCAACTCCAGTGCATGTAGCTGgggatgacattgtgtttgccAATAATGTCTTGCCTACAAGAAATACTGTGCATG AGACAACAAATATAGAAGAGGAGGAAGTATGCAAAATGATTCGAGAATGCTTAGATTTGCGTAAGAAATATGTTTACAAGGATGTTCCATGGAAGACTGAACCTGTGGAAACTAACTCtgacccatatcattttgaaCCAGTTGAAGCAACATCG CACCACTTTAGGATGGAAGATGGAGTCATACATGTGTATGCAAGTAAAACTG ACACCGAAGAGCTATTCCCTGTTGCAAGCTCAACGAGATTTTTTACCGATATGCATTATATTCTAAAAGTTATGTCTATTGGGAATGTTCGCACTTCATGCTACCACAGGCTACGATTTCTTGAGGAA AAATTCCGCCTTCATCTGTTACTAAATGCAGATAGGGAGTTTCTGGCTCAGAAGGGTGCACCCCACCGAGATTTTTACAATATCAGAAAAGTTGATACTCATATTCATCATTCCGCTTGCATGAATCAGAAGCATCTTGTGCGCTTCATCAAGtccaaattaagaaaagaatcTGATGAG GTTGTTATCTTTAGAGATGGAAAATATATGACCCTTAAGGAGGTTTTTGAGAGTTTGGATTTGACTGG ATATGATCTGAATGTTGATTTGTTGGACGTCCATGCAGATAAGAGCACATTCCATAGATTTGACAAATTCAACCTTAAGTATAATCCTTGTGGACAGAGCAGACtaagagaaatatttttaaagcagGATAATCTTATCCAGG GAAGGTTTCTGGCTGAAGTAACAAAGGAAGTTTTGACAGATCTTGAAGCAAGCAAATATCAG atGGCTGAGTACAGGATCTCTGTTTATGGAAGAAAACAGAGTGAGTGGGGTCAGCTGGCTAGTTGGTTTGTTAACAATGCTCTTTATAGTAAGAATGCCGTATGGCTAATCCAG TTACCACGGTTATACAATGTGTACAAGAATATGGGAATTGTTACCTCCTTTCAGAATATTCTAGATAATGTGTTTATTCCTCTATTTGAAGTCACAGTGGATCCAAATTCTCATCCTCAATTACATTTGTTTTTGAAGCAG GTGGTGGGATTTGATCTTGTAGATGATGAAAGTAAACCAGAAAGGCGTCCAACTAAGCACATGCCTACTCCAGCTGAGTGGACAAATGAATTCAATCCAGCATACTCTTATTACCTTTATTACTGCTATGCAAACTTGTATACACTCAACAAG CTGCGTGAATCTAAAGGAATGACCACAATAAAGTTGCGGCCTCATTGTGGAGAG GCAGGTGATAGTGATCATTTGGCTGCTGCCTTCCTCCTATGCCATAACATTTCTCATGGGATTAATTTGCGTAAAACTCCAGTTTTGCAGTACTTGTATTATCTTGCACAG GTCGGATTAGCTATGTCACCACTTAGCAACAATTCCCTTTTCTTGGACTATAAACGCAATCCATTACCAATGTTTTTCCAGCGAGGTCTAAATGTCTCTCTCTCTACTGATGATCCTTTGCAAATTCATTTGACAAAAGAGCCACTGCTCGAAGAATATAGTGTTGCAGCAAAG GTATGGAAGCTCTCTGCCTGCGACCTATGTGAGATAGCTAGAAATTCTGTGTACCAATCTGGATTTTCACACCAAGCAAAG TCACACTGGCTTGGggataaatatttgtttagaGGTTCTGAAGGAAATGATATTCACAAGACAAATGTTCCCAATTTGAGGATTTCTTTCCGATACGAG ACATGGAAAGAGGAAATGCAATTTATTTACGCTGGTCAAGCTGTCTTTCTTGAAGATGTAGACCCATGA
- the LOC114424192 gene encoding uncharacterized protein LOC114424192 — MAEKKDDGNKINDESNKDESGSHLKKQISPYDLYSSDNPGNIITQVQLKGENYDEWARAVRGSLRARRKFRFVDGSIKKPDDAAPEIDDWWTVNSMIVSWIFNTIEPKLRSTITYRENAQELWDDIKQRFSISNGPRIQQLKSELANCKQNGDSIVTYFGRLKKLWDELNDFDQIPMCTCNGCKCGISAALNKKREEEKLHQFLMGLDDTQFRTVRSNVLSLDPLPNLNRAYQMVVQEERVGVMTRGKEERGDPIAFAVKSGRTSSWEKKPNTGSEKPCSHCKRDGHDIDSCFQLVGYPDWWGDRPRSVGRALGRGKHVHRPMSGALKGRGNNAKVNMTQVVDDTEVMKYEDDQVLPGLSSKQWNALLNAINTQKGGTSTRLTGENSWIIDTGASHHMTSTLACMNDVRDIEPCPVGMPNGTRTYATKEGMVTVGDKLMLKHVLFVPNLNCNLISISQLLHDADYIVHFTKTMCVIQDRTSRMMIGAGEQSEGLYVLSVVTPVRAYQANGIRFCEL, encoded by the coding sequence ATGGCAGAGAAAAAGGATGATGGCAACAAGATAAATGACGAATCCAACAAAGATGAAAGTGGGTCTCATTTGAAGAAACAGATCTCTCCCTACGATCTGTATTCAAGTGATAACCCAGGAAATATCATAACCCAGGTACAATTGAAGGGTGAAAATTATGATGAATGGGCTCGTGCAGTCCGAGGCTCGTTGAGAGCACGACGAAAGTTTCGATTCGTAGACGGATCGATTAAAAAACCTGATGATGCTGCCCCTGAAATCGATGATTGGTGGACTGTCAATTCCATGATTGTTTCGTGGATTTTCAATACGATTGAACCGAAACTTCGATCGACCATCACATACAGAGAAAATGCACAAGAATTGTGGGATGATATCAAACAGAGGTTTTCTATTTCAAATGGACCTCGCATCCAACAATTGAAATCTGAATTGGCGAATTGCAAACAGAATGGAGACTCGATTGTCACATATTTTGGACGGCTTAAGAAGCTGTGGGATGAATTGAACGATTTCGACCAGATACCCATGTGCACATGTAATGGGTGTAAGTGCGGCATATCTGCGGCGCTAAATaagaagagagaagaggaaAAGCTTCACCAATTTCTGATGGGCCTTGATGATACTCAGTTCAGGACCGTGCGGTCTAATGTCCTGAGTCTAGACCCGCTGCCGAATCTGAACAGAGCATACCAGATGGTGGTGCAAGAGGAAAGAGTCGGAGTAATGACTCGAGGCAAGGAAGAACGTGGAGATCCAATCGCATTTGCTGTCAAGTCTGGTAGGACATCGAGTTGGGAAAAGAAACCTAACACAGGGTCGGAGAAACCATGCTCACATTGCAAACGTGATGGGCATGATATCGACTCATGTTTTCAGCTGGTGGGTTACCCAGATTGGTGGGGAGATAGACCTCGATCTGTAGGTCGTGCGCTTGGACGTGGAAAGCATGTGCATCGACCAATGAGTGGCGCGCTAAAAGGAAGAGGCAATAATGCAAAAGTGAATATGACACAAGTTGTTGATGACACTGAAGTAATGAAGTATGAAGATGATCAGGTGCTGCCGGGGTTGAGTTCAAAGCAGTGGAATGCTCTTCTTAATGCGATTAACACACAAAAAGGTGGGACGAGTACAAGACTAACAGGTGAGAATTCATGGATTATTGACACAGGTGCCTCTCATCATATGACTAGCACTCTTGCGTGCATGAATGATGTTCGAGATATAGAGCCTTGTCCGGTTGGAATGCCCAATGGGACACGGACATATGCAACTAAAGAAGGAATGGTCACTGTTGGTGACAAGCTAATGTTGAAGCATGTCCTTTTTGTCCCTAATTTAAATTGCAATCTCATCTCAATCTCTCAGCTCTTACATGATGCTGATTATATTGTTCACTTTACTAAAACAATGTGTGTTATACAGGACCGCACTTCGAGGATGATGATTGGAGCGGGTGAACAATCAGAGGGGCTTTATGTGCTTAGTGTGGTGACTCCAGTCCGTGCATACCAAGCAAATGGCATTAGATTTTGTGAGTTGTGA